A stretch of DNA from Methanolinea mesophila:
GGAAATCAAGCGAGTACTGGGGCGGCAGGGCCTGGGTAGGACCCGGGGTGCCGAGCCCGGAGGTCGGTATGGTCACCGGGGCGGAGGTAGGTACCGTAGTCTGAATCGGGGTAGGAGTCGGCGTCGGTGTCGCCGGTGGCTGGGGGTTCTGGACGCAGCCCGCCGAGAAGATCATTCCGGCGGCAAGCACAAGGGCCAGGATAAGTACTAAACGCTTCATGATGCATGATGGGGTAAACGAGAAGGATAAGCCTATCGGTACATTTTTCCTACAGGAAACGGTTGGCCGCCGTGAGAACAGAAGCGGGTGAAACGGATAATAATGGGTAAAAGGTAGGAAATAGGATGATTCAGACGGATTTTGCCGCCAGATCGATGTCCTCTTCCTTGATGGTCTTCCTGCCCGCGTGGAGCGCAAGTTTGTTCGCTTCACGGGTCAGGTTGCCGATATAGTCCTCAGCCTTTGCCACAAGTGCCGCAGCGGCATCGCTGCCGACACGCTCTGCTCCACTGTTCTTTGCAATTCTAACAACTGCAGCTACTGGTAAATCTGCCATTTTAGCCACCTCACACAATGTGCAACAATTATAGATTTAAACCTTTCGCTGATTTCGACCGATTTCACCGATAAAAAAGGCAAAAGTTACGAAACCGGGGAGGGAAAGGGGAAGGAAAATTCCCGGCACCGTGCCCTCTCCCGGATCACTTCTGGTAAAAGTTACAATGATTAACCCTGAAAAATCACGTATTTTAGCGTTATTCTCCTCAAATTGGCAACAATAGAAAAACGGGCCTTGCAGGACCAGGGGAATTTTTCCAACAGGTCGCCGCAATTTCAGGTGGTGCGCCCTTAATACTCGTCCTGGGGCTTGCTGGTCACCACGTCCTCGACCTCCGGCTCCAGGAGCCATAGCGCTTCCCGGACCTGTTCCCGTACCCCAGGATCACGGTGGTCACGCATGGTGTCGAGGATGGCAATCATTCCTGCGGAGATCAGCTCCTCCTCACCATCGTTTGCGGCTATGGCGACGATGATCTCCAGCACCGAGGACACAGTATGCAGGTTCTTATCGAGGAGCCGCTCCTTGAGGACCTCTATCCCCCCCTGGCGGATCATCTCTTCCGGTCTCCAGTCTTCGTCCTCCGTGTTCATTGCCATTGCTTCCGCAGCCGCTTCCCGGACGTGCCCGTCCGGGTCGTTTAACCGGGTGAGCAGGTCCCTGGTCAGGTCCCTCTCCATCTGGACGTCTTCTGCCATAGTACCTCCGGGCCCGGACCTCACATGCGGTCGTTCCGGAACCATCGGATCCATACTGGACCGTCATTGGTAAAAAAACACATGATCCTCAGATCCAGGTCTCCAGGGCCGGACCCGGGTCATAAGAGGGGTTTGGAATTCCGGTTCCGGCGTATACATCCTGCCGTTCCACCGTTCAGGGAAGAGCTGTCACAGCCCGGGTCCCGGCACATTGAACCGGGCCCCCGGGGATTCTTGAGGAGGACCGGGTGTCCGTCCCCCCTGATGATTTCCCTGAACTGCGGGATGCGGTGCGGTATGACCACTTCCGAGGATATGATGTATTCCCGGTTTTTTCCGGATTATCTCCTCATTACAGGTCGAAACCCTTAACCCCATCCTGTGTGACGTAGTAAGGAATACCTTCGTACCGGACAGGTGCACCGGAAAGTCCTGCAGTCAGGCGATATTTTGGAGCGAGAAAAGCCGGAAACACACACGCCCGGGGAGCACGGAAAAGACGTGGAAGGTGGAGGGCTTGCCTACAAGTGAGTGGCCCTCTCGAATACCACGATCGGGACATTCACTATATCAACGAATTCGAGGCGGAGAGGGTCAGTGCAAGCCCGCCCCCAAAGAGATCATTCATGAAGCGCAAGAGAGAGTAGTACTCATCATCTGAACCGAGGGATCACCCATGCAGGACATATACAAAAAAATTCTTATCGCTACCGACGGGTCGGAGAAGAACCGTGAGGCCCTGAAGGAAGGTCTGAAGATCGCATCTGCGTGCAACGCGATCGTGTACCTGGTCTACGTGATCGATACGGGCACCATCAGTTCGGTCCCCACCGATGTCGCGGGCGGGAGCATGTACCAGGTTCTCGAGGAGGAGGGAAGGCGGGCCATGGAGAACGCGGGGATGCTCGCCGGGGACCAGAAGTCAGAGTGTCTCCTCCTCGCGGGAAAACCCGCCCCGGAGATCATCCGGTTCGCCGGTGAGAACGGCGTCGATCTCATCGTGATCGGGACCAAGGGAAA
This window harbors:
- a CDS encoding histone family protein, with the protein product MADLPVAAVVRIAKNSGAERVGSDAAAALVAKAEDYIGNLTREANKLALHAGRKTIKEEDIDLAAKSV
- a CDS encoding universal stress protein, coding for MQDIYKKILIATDGSEKNREALKEGLKIASACNAIVYLVYVIDTGTISSVPTDVAGGSMYQVLEEEGRRAMENAGMLAGDQKSECLLLAGKPAPEIIRFAGENGVDLIVIGTKGKTGIERLLLGSVAENIIRSARCPVLVVKSNPESPHGGKPGKSTRER